A part of Halobacillus shinanisalinarum genomic DNA contains:
- a CDS encoding ABC transporter substrate-binding protein: MRKLNILYFIPLLLFILVIGGCSSGQSDKTDDNGNAGDEGINEVSKDNPSGDLAPLDETASVVIAEDGSASGAGFYIAKEKGYFEDYNIEVEFAQFSNSDDMLPALASGEVDIAGGVSTASFFNAIAQGIDVKIIADKGHNIKGDSYFSFVISKELEDEIKEYADFKGKSIAVSTKNAVDEYIFHKMLNHAGLTEEDVEFVLMSDFGNMLASVGNGSVDAALQIEPLITQGSQQGIHTRFGNTTDYAPEAQIAMVLGSPKFITEEKNISLRFMAAYLKGVRDYNDAFIKGEGKDEVIQIMTEYTALKDPELWENVAVTGLNPNGEMFVDDIKSQYQMYKDNGAISGEFDFEKAIDTSVTEKAVEILGEYE; this comes from the coding sequence ATGAGGAAATTGAATATCTTATATTTCATTCCGTTGTTATTGTTCATTCTTGTAATAGGTGGTTGTTCATCAGGTCAGTCGGATAAAACTGACGATAATGGTAATGCTGGTGATGAGGGAATCAATGAGGTAAGTAAGGATAATCCTTCAGGTGATTTGGCACCACTTGACGAAACGGCGTCCGTCGTGATTGCTGAGGATGGGTCGGCATCAGGAGCGGGTTTTTATATTGCTAAAGAAAAAGGTTACTTTGAGGATTACAATATTGAAGTGGAGTTCGCTCAATTCTCAAACAGTGATGATATGCTCCCTGCCTTAGCCTCTGGTGAAGTGGATATTGCAGGAGGGGTTTCGACAGCATCCTTTTTCAATGCGATCGCTCAAGGAATTGACGTCAAAATTATTGCTGATAAAGGGCACAATATAAAAGGAGATTCTTACTTCTCTTTTGTCATTAGTAAAGAATTGGAGGACGAAATAAAGGAGTATGCTGATTTTAAAGGTAAAAGCATAGCGGTCTCCACCAAGAACGCGGTTGATGAGTATATTTTCCACAAAATGTTAAACCATGCAGGGTTAACAGAAGAGGATGTCGAGTTTGTGCTCATGTCTGATTTTGGAAACATGTTAGCATCAGTTGGCAACGGTTCGGTTGATGCCGCCCTTCAAATTGAGCCATTAATTACGCAAGGTAGTCAACAAGGGATCCATACCCGCTTTGGTAACACAACGGACTATGCACCAGAGGCTCAGATCGCCATGGTACTTGGATCACCTAAATTTATAACGGAAGAAAAAAACATTTCCTTACGATTCATGGCTGCTTATTTAAAAGGGGTCCGCGACTATAATGACGCCTTTATAAAAGGGGAAGGCAAGGATGAAGTGATCCAGATCATGACTGAATACACAGCATTAAAGGATCCTGAATTGTGGGAGAATGTTGCTGTTACAGGATTAAATCCTAATGGTGAAATGTTCGTCGATGATATTAAGAGTCAGTATCAAATGTATAAGGACAACGGAGCGATCAGCGGCGAGTTTGATTTTGAAAAAGCCATTGATACGTCGGTAACAGAAAAGGCAGTGGAGATACTTGGAGAATATGAATAA
- a CDS encoding S8 family peptidase produces the protein MKFKVLATLSLAASLTILPNVGDISAESQIKAPEKSKEVNTQVEKGDYVKGEVIVKFKDKGKSSQQKALKGMNAKIAADEDAVDSNFKVLEVGNVEAVVKALNNNPNVEYAEPNYNFSATWTPNDYYYSSVQYGPQNTYTSSAWDYARGSSNQEIAIIDSGVDYNHPDLNDKTIRGYDFVDDDNYPMDENSHGTHVAGTAAAETNNSTGVAGMAPNTSILAVRALDANGSGSLADIADAIRYSADFGAEVINLSLGCNCDTQTLENAVNYAWNSGSVVIAAAGNSGVSTTFEPASYANAIAVGAVDSNDRKASFSNFGTWVDVTAPGVQIASTVPNNGYAYKSGTSMASPHVAGLAGLLAGQGRSNSQIRAAIENTADPISGTGYNFEHGRINSLDAVRY, from the coding sequence ATGAAGTTCAAAGTTTTAGCAACATTGTCGCTCGCCGCTTCTTTGACTATTTTGCCGAATGTTGGGGATATTTCTGCGGAAAGTCAGATCAAGGCACCGGAAAAGTCGAAGGAAGTGAACACACAGGTTGAAAAAGGGGATTATGTTAAAGGTGAAGTCATCGTCAAGTTCAAAGACAAAGGGAAGAGCTCTCAGCAGAAAGCGTTAAAAGGAATGAATGCAAAGATTGCTGCCGATGAGGATGCTGTCGATTCTAACTTTAAAGTTTTGGAAGTTGGTAATGTAGAAGCTGTAGTTAAAGCACTAAATAATAATCCGAATGTAGAGTATGCTGAGCCAAACTATAATTTCAGTGCAACCTGGACGCCGAATGACTATTATTACAGTAGTGTACAATATGGACCACAAAATACTTATACTTCATCTGCATGGGATTATGCAAGAGGAAGCAGCAATCAAGAGATTGCGATTATTGATTCAGGGGTCGACTACAATCACCCTGACTTGAATGATAAAACAATTCGAGGGTATGATTTTGTAGATGATGATAATTACCCAATGGATGAAAACAGCCATGGTACTCACGTTGCTGGTACAGCTGCTGCTGAAACAAATAATTCAACAGGGGTTGCAGGTATGGCGCCGAATACTAGTATTCTAGCCGTTCGTGCATTGGACGCGAATGGAAGCGGTTCTCTTGCAGATATTGCTGACGCTATTCGTTATTCAGCTGATTTCGGTGCTGAGGTTATTAATCTATCATTAGGTTGTAATTGTGATACGCAAACATTAGAAAACGCAGTGAATTATGCTTGGAATAGTGGTTCCGTAGTGATTGCCGCAGCTGGTAACAGTGGGGTGTCAACAACTTTTGAACCGGCTTCTTATGCAAATGCGATTGCTGTAGGTGCTGTTGACAGTAACGATCGCAAAGCCTCTTTTTCTAACTTTGGGACATGGGTAGATGTAACAGCTCCAGGTGTTCAAATTGCTTCAACTGTTCCGAATAATGGATACGCTTACAAATCCGGAACATCTATGGCCTCTCCTCACGTAGCCGGACTTGCAGGGCTGTTAGCGGGTCAAGGAAGAAGCAATTCTCAAATCCGTGCAGCGATTGAAAATACAGCTGACCCGATTAGTGGGACAGGGTATAACTTCGAACATGGTCGCATTAATTCATTAGATGCTGTAAGATATTAG
- a CDS encoding putative holin-like toxin, translating to MPISMYEVLMVLFSFGTFLIALLALIIKLINKK from the coding sequence ATGCCTATTAGCATGTATGAAGTTCTGATGGTTTTATTTTCATTTGGAACGTTTTTGATTGCATTGCTCGCATTGATCATTAAATTGATCAATAAAAAATAG
- a CDS encoding DoxX family protein, protein MKKEVGALILRLTVGVIFFFHGLAKFQGGIENTVNMFADLGLPGVLAYVVAFVELIGGVALILGLGTRVVSLLLAVIMVVAILKVKLTNGLLGTGQAAGFELDLTLLAMSTYLIINGNTLFSVDQILSKKSNDQKAVA, encoded by the coding sequence ATGAAAAAAGAAGTAGGTGCACTAATTTTACGGCTAACAGTAGGTGTCATTTTCTTTTTCCATGGACTAGCGAAGTTTCAAGGCGGAATTGAAAATACGGTAAATATGTTCGCTGATTTAGGTTTACCGGGAGTTCTAGCTTACGTTGTAGCCTTCGTTGAACTTATCGGAGGGGTTGCCTTAATCCTTGGTTTAGGGACGAGGGTTGTATCTTTGCTTCTCGCAGTGATTATGGTGGTTGCTATTCTTAAAGTAAAACTTACGAATGGATTGCTTGGTACGGGACAAGCGGCTGGTTTTGAATTGGATCTTACTCTCTTGGCCATGTCTACCTATCTCATAATAAATGGGAATACATTATTTTCGGTCGATCAAATCTTATCTAAGAAATCAAATGACCAAAAAGCAGTGGCATAA
- a CDS encoding ABC transporter permease, producing MKEKDVNIEHDPFAIEQEEWKKRQIRGRFKQILTISSPIFILILWEFLSRTGLVDARFFPPPTEIVGTFVTMTTSGELFNHIGISLFRIFAGFLLGVIPGVVLGLLMGLYSPLRHFFSPLVMALMPIPTLALLPIILIIFGIGETSKIVTIAGSVFFPVVINTVAGVINIDRIYLDVAKNYGANSKDFFFKIALPGSLPVMIEGIQMGQAIALLTIVAAEMMGANSGIGYLIWTSYSAFLLKEMYVGLVLISFFGYLFSLVLRGFQKKLLPWR from the coding sequence ATGAAGGAAAAAGATGTGAATATAGAACACGATCCTTTTGCAATCGAACAAGAAGAATGGAAAAAAAGACAAATAAGAGGTCGGTTTAAACAAATACTTACCATATCATCGCCGATTTTCATCTTAATTTTATGGGAGTTTTTATCTAGAACTGGCTTAGTCGATGCGAGGTTTTTTCCACCGCCAACAGAAATAGTTGGAACGTTTGTGACAATGACAACGAGTGGCGAATTATTTAACCATATTGGAATTTCGTTATTTAGAATATTCGCTGGATTTTTACTGGGTGTGATCCCTGGAGTCGTACTTGGTCTGTTAATGGGCTTATACTCACCACTGCGGCATTTCTTTTCTCCGCTCGTGATGGCTCTCATGCCTATTCCAACGTTGGCGTTATTACCAATTATTTTAATCATATTTGGGATTGGTGAAACTTCCAAAATTGTAACGATTGCGGGAAGTGTGTTTTTTCCAGTTGTGATTAATACGGTAGCCGGGGTTATCAATATAGATCGAATTTATTTGGATGTGGCAAAAAATTATGGGGCAAACTCTAAGGATTTTTTCTTTAAAATTGCTTTGCCTGGATCCCTTCCTGTAATGATTGAAGGAATTCAAATGGGGCAGGCCATTGCACTGCTGACGATTGTCGCAGCGGAAATGATGGGGGCTAATTCTGGTATAGGCTACTTAATTTGGACCTCATACAGTGCCTTTTTATTAAAAGAAATGTATGTGGGGCTTGTGCTCATTTCGTTTTTCGGCTATCTGTTTTCACTTGTTTTAAGAGGATTTCAGAAGAAGCTGCTGCCATGGAGGTAG